From Cyanobium sp. Tous-M-B4, the proteins below share one genomic window:
- a CDS encoding chemotaxis protein yields MIGSHALIAMAYESVSFRISRNAEDLAQTVHALSQRLVRLEQRLEATELLLDRHGECDPQEITSLDNVERLLVDCRALLELTDNNELTDQRELTDQDELTDQNHEMAAAA; encoded by the coding sequence GTGATCGGCTCCCACGCCCTGATTGCCATGGCTTACGAGTCGGTTTCCTTCCGCATCAGCCGTAATGCTGAAGATTTGGCCCAAACCGTGCACGCCCTCTCCCAGCGGCTGGTGAGGCTGGAGCAGCGTTTGGAAGCTACGGAGCTGCTACTTGATCGCCACGGGGAGTGTGATCCCCAGGAGATCACCAGTCTCGACAACGTTGAACGACTGCTGGTCGACTGTCGCGCTTTGCTCGAGCTCACCGACAACAACGAGCTCACCGATCAACGTGAGCTCACCGATCAAGATGAGCTCACCGACCAAAACCACGAAATGGCCGCAGCGGCTTGA
- a CDS encoding DUF6554 family protein — MALKITSQQIPGLRRALLILVCSAAGFGLALPGQAQTAEANTAAANAGSGGKGAQIYCFMRNSGNNHQVSWDAAYAVIKRQNDKLFKTSPEHAAVMITEAVVQNPSVFPDCGRYLGDLFAKPEAKPEASTSPAPSGTSRSERLGQ, encoded by the coding sequence ATGGCACTAAAAATTACTTCGCAGCAGATTCCCGGGCTGCGCCGTGCCCTATTGATCCTGGTTTGCAGCGCTGCTGGATTCGGCCTCGCCCTACCCGGCCAGGCCCAGACAGCTGAGGCCAATACCGCCGCCGCCAACGCCGGCTCAGGGGGCAAGGGGGCTCAGATCTACTGCTTTATGCGCAACAGCGGCAACAACCACCAGGTGAGCTGGGATGCCGCCTACGCGGTGATCAAACGCCAAAACGACAAACTGTTCAAGACCTCCCCGGAACACGCCGCGGTGATGATCACGGAAGCTGTGGTGCAGAACCCCAGCGTGTTTCCCGACTGCGGCCGCTACCTAGGTGACCTGTTCGCAAAACCCGAAGCCAAGCCAGAAGCCAGCACCAGCCCAGCGCCTAGCGGCACCTCCCGCAGTGAGCGGCTGGGTCAATAA
- a CDS encoding DEAD/DEAH box helicase: MRCLLRLGATGLIEVVSPYDAVTQAQLRAIRPRGSWSGRQRCWSFPLEAAAALQHALAGRFPVQPELAQWLAWLEQPLPPLPPHRQLVASADLEQPLLDGRLLFAHQRAAVRWLLARRGAVLADAMGLGKTLTALMAARAMVRQADCRILVIAPVGLHDHWQGEAASLGLHLELHSWARLPDALPPAGTVLIADEAHFAQNGHTRRSQGLLRLARHPRLRAIWLLTGTPMKNGRPAQLFPLLAAIGHPLARDQRAFEELFCQGHWREQGGRRLWQANGASHLEDLQRLVRPLVLHRRKQDCLDLPPKRRQLWPVELDEPSARGFQHRLQVKVDDYRRRAALGEVRRDAEVLAVLTALRQIGSDYKLPATRALVAPLLAKGEAVVVFTAFVATAELLHRSFEDSCVLTGALPPAQRQAQVDAFQRGDHSLLIATYGTGGLGFTLHRARHVVLMERPWTPGDAEQAEDRCHRIGMGACLTSHWLQLGVADQLVDGLLASKAERIAVLLQRRSQLLERRSLPAMMRDLMGRW, from the coding sequence ATGCGCTGTCTGCTGCGGCTGGGGGCGACGGGTTTGATTGAGGTAGTTAGCCCCTACGACGCGGTTACCCAGGCCCAGTTGCGGGCGATCCGCCCCCGGGGGAGTTGGTCGGGTCGGCAGCGTTGCTGGTCATTTCCCCTAGAAGCTGCCGCCGCCTTGCAGCACGCTCTGGCAGGCCGGTTTCCTGTGCAGCCCGAGCTGGCCCAGTGGCTCGCCTGGCTGGAGCAGCCCCTGCCCCCCCTGCCGCCCCATCGGCAGTTGGTGGCGTCGGCAGATTTGGAGCAGCCCCTGCTGGATGGCCGGCTCCTCTTTGCCCATCAGCGGGCCGCGGTGCGCTGGCTGCTGGCCCGTCGCGGCGCCGTGCTGGCGGATGCCATGGGCTTGGGTAAGACGCTCACGGCCCTGATGGCGGCCCGGGCCATGGTGCGCCAAGCCGATTGCCGCATCCTGGTGATTGCCCCGGTTGGTCTGCACGACCATTGGCAGGGTGAGGCGGCCAGCCTTGGCCTGCATCTGGAGCTGCACAGCTGGGCCCGGCTTCCCGACGCCTTGCCGCCCGCCGGCACCGTGCTGATCGCCGATGAGGCCCACTTCGCCCAAAACGGCCATACCCGCCGCAGCCAGGGGCTGCTGCGCCTGGCTCGCCACCCCAGGCTGCGAGCCATCTGGCTACTGACCGGCACGCCGATGAAAAATGGCCGCCCAGCCCAGTTATTTCCCCTGCTGGCGGCGATCGGCCACCCCCTGGCTCGCGATCAACGGGCCTTTGAAGAACTCTTCTGCCAGGGTCATTGGCGCGAGCAGGGCGGACGGCGCCTCTGGCAGGCGAATGGGGCCAGCCACTTGGAAGACCTGCAGCGGCTGGTGCGGCCCTTGGTGCTGCATCGGCGTAAGCAGGATTGCCTCGACCTGCCCCCCAAGCGGCGCCAGCTCTGGCCCGTGGAGCTTGATGAGCCTTCGGCCCGCGGCTTTCAGCACCGGCTGCAGGTCAAGGTTGACGACTATCGCCGTCGGGCTGCCCTCGGTGAGGTGCGCCGCGATGCCGAGGTGCTGGCCGTGCTCACGGCCCTGCGCCAGATCGGCTCCGATTACAAACTTCCAGCCACCCGGGCCCTGGTGGCACCGTTGCTGGCGAAGGGCGAGGCGGTGGTGGTGTTTACGGCCTTCGTGGCTACGGCTGAGCTGTTGCACCGCAGTTTTGAAGACAGTTGTGTCCTCACCGGCGCCCTGCCGCCGGCCCAGCGCCAGGCCCAGGTTGATGCTTTTCAGCGCGGTGACCATTCCCTGCTGATCGCTACCTATGGCACCGGGGGCCTGGGCTTCACCCTGCACCGGGCGCGGCATGTGGTGCTAATGGAGCGCCCTTGGACCCCAGGGGATGCGGAACAGGCAGAAGATCGCTGTCACCGCATTGGCATGGGGGCCTGCCTGACCAGCCATTGGCTGCAGCTGGGCGTTGCCGACCAGTTGGTGGACGGCTTACTGGCCAGTAAGGCCGAGCGCATCGCCGTGTTGTTGCAGCGCCGCTCCCAGCTGCTGGAGCGCCGCAGCTTGCCGGCCATGATGCGAGACCTGATGGGTCGCTGGTGA
- a CDS encoding HNH endonuclease, which produces MQTRDGVFLEDLCPKLRVRRWRQSLHRITDQHCIYCGERSESIDHVHPQSRGGLSVTENCVPACLACNGDKGDADAFAWYRRQPFYDPRRSMAIRAWTDGDLRLAMRLLQWVHPGQLEELVEPHQTRQASAPLWRWQMAS; this is translated from the coding sequence ATGCAGACCAGGGATGGGGTGTTCCTAGAGGATCTCTGTCCCAAATTGCGCGTCAGACGCTGGCGCCAATCCCTACATCGCATCACCGACCAACACTGCATTTACTGCGGTGAGCGCTCGGAATCAATCGACCACGTGCACCCCCAGAGTCGGGGCGGGCTCAGTGTCACCGAGAACTGCGTGCCAGCCTGTCTGGCCTGTAATGGCGATAAGGGAGATGCGGATGCCTTTGCCTGGTATCGGCGGCAGCCCTTTTACGACCCCCGCCGCTCCATGGCGATTCGTGCCTGGACCGATGGAGACCTGCGCCTAGCGATGCGGCTGCTGCAGTGGGTACATCCCGGCCAATTGGAAGAACTGGTGGAACCTCACCAGACCCGGCAGGCCTCGGCGCCGTTGTGGCGCTGGCAGATGGCCTCCTGA
- a CDS encoding SDR family oxidoreductase: MIRALVKPARQLLVIGGGFTGLRLAQAAQRSGMAVRLTSRQPRSSSGGLEWLPFNSSSDGVSLPAPGALAGITDVVVCVPPDPDQGDPVLRLLGPSLQELPLQWLGYLSTTGVYGDTAGAWVDETAPTPARAGRSQARLAAEQAWLATGLPVQIFRLPAIYGPNRSPFAALQAGQSRLIHKPGQVFCRVHVDDIVGCLLHCLARPQGERPTVVNVTDNCPCPSSETLGYAAHLLGHKLPAMEHYTEIAGSMSPMARSFWSENRRVSNQLLTHQLGYELRYPNYREGYRACLVEELGGGQSRRSPGSTT, encoded by the coding sequence ATGATCCGGGCACTTGTCAAGCCCGCCCGCCAACTGCTGGTTATCGGCGGCGGATTCACGGGCCTGCGGCTTGCCCAGGCCGCCCAGCGCAGCGGCATGGCGGTTCGCCTCACCAGCCGCCAACCACGTTCCAGCAGCGGCGGCCTGGAGTGGCTCCCCTTCAACAGCTCTTCAGACGGCGTCTCCCTGCCAGCCCCTGGCGCCCTGGCCGGCATCACGGATGTGGTGGTTTGCGTGCCCCCGGATCCAGACCAGGGCGATCCGGTGCTGCGCTTACTAGGACCAAGCCTGCAAGAGCTGCCCCTGCAATGGCTGGGCTATCTCTCCACCACCGGCGTCTATGGCGACACCGCTGGGGCCTGGGTTGACGAAACCGCCCCAACCCCAGCCAGAGCCGGCCGTAGTCAGGCCCGGCTGGCGGCGGAGCAGGCGTGGCTGGCTACAGGGCTACCCGTGCAAATATTCCGGCTGCCAGCCATCTACGGACCCAACCGCTCGCCATTTGCGGCCCTGCAAGCGGGGCAGAGCCGTCTCATTCACAAGCCCGGTCAGGTGTTTTGCCGGGTACATGTCGACGACATCGTCGGCTGCCTGCTGCACTGCCTGGCCCGGCCGCAGGGGGAGCGCCCGACCGTGGTCAATGTGACCGACAACTGCCCCTGCCCCTCCAGCGAGACCCTGGGCTATGCGGCCCACCTACTGGGGCACAAACTGCCAGCAATGGAGCACTACACCGAGATCGCCGGCAGCATGAGCCCCATGGCCCGCAGCTTCTGGAGCGAAAACCGGCGAGTCAGCAACCAGCTGCTGACCCATCAGCTGGGCTACGAGCTGCGCTATCCCAACTACCGGGAGGGCTACCGGGCCTGCTTAGTGGAGGAGCTAGGTGGCGGGCAGTCCCGCAGATCCCCGGGATCAACCACGTAG
- the pdxA gene encoding 4-hydroxythreonine-4-phosphate dehydrogenase PdxA: MGSTTSGQAPSNPTPARLAIALGDPAGIGAEVTLKALAREEWRSQQPLLVGCRRWLETSYQLLKPSSREPLRDPAELEIVDLPLMESCQQGRSTPACGAASFNWLTTAVELVQSDRCRALVTAPIAKASWHDAGHPYPGQTERLAELSGSPEASMLFTALAPAGHWRLNTLLATTHIPLAAVPQHLNGALVQRKLDKLLAFCQRFNPAPHLVVAGLNPHAGEAGRLGQEESAWLEAALEAWRRQHPEVQLEGPLPPDTCWLSAAAAWQGPRPGPDGYLALYHDQGLIPVKLLAFDAAVNTTLGLPFLRTSPDHGTGFAIAGQGLARADSMAAALVTARDLG, from the coding sequence ATGGGCTCCACCACAAGCGGCCAGGCCCCATCCAACCCCACCCCAGCCCGGCTTGCCATTGCCTTAGGGGATCCTGCCGGCATCGGCGCTGAGGTAACTCTCAAGGCCCTGGCCAGAGAGGAATGGCGCTCCCAGCAGCCCCTACTGGTGGGTTGCCGCCGCTGGCTGGAAACCAGCTATCAGCTGCTCAAGCCCAGCAGCAGGGAACCGCTGCGGGATCCGGCAGAGCTGGAAATTGTCGATCTACCCCTAATGGAGAGCTGCCAGCAAGGACGCAGCACCCCGGCCTGCGGAGCAGCGAGCTTCAACTGGCTCACCACCGCCGTCGAGCTGGTGCAAAGCGACCGCTGCCGGGCCTTGGTGACAGCGCCAATCGCCAAGGCCAGCTGGCACGATGCCGGCCACCCCTACCCGGGCCAAACCGAGCGGCTGGCGGAACTCAGCGGCAGCCCCGAAGCCTCGATGCTGTTTACCGCGCTAGCACCCGCGGGCCACTGGCGCCTCAACACCCTGCTGGCAACCACCCACATTCCGCTAGCCGCCGTACCCCAACATCTCAATGGAGCCTTGGTGCAACGCAAGCTGGATAAGCTCCTGGCCTTCTGCCAGCGCTTTAACCCAGCCCCCCACCTAGTGGTGGCAGGACTCAATCCCCATGCCGGCGAGGCGGGGCGCCTGGGGCAGGAGGAGAGCGCCTGGTTGGAGGCAGCACTGGAAGCCTGGCGCCGCCAGCATCCAGAGGTGCAGCTCGAGGGGCCGTTACCACCAGACACCTGCTGGCTTAGCGCAGCCGCCGCCTGGCAGGGCCCCAGACCAGGCCCTGATGGCTACCTGGCGCTGTATCACGACCAGGGACTGATCCCGGTGAAATTGCTGGCCTTTGATGCCGCCGTCAACACCACCTTGGGGTTGCCGTTTTTGCGCACATCACCAGATCACGGCACAGGCTTCGCGATCGCTGGCCAAGGCCTAGCCAGGGCCGACAGCATGGCGGCTGCCCTGGTTACGGCAAGGGATCTGGGCTGA
- the accB gene encoding acetyl-CoA carboxylase biotin carboxyl carrier protein has product MQLNHDQLQHLLALLGESDIQELKLEGDDFRLEVRRNLPSAAPTTVFQASAAPAQVLQAAAPLPVAPSAPPPPAAASRGDLLEVTAPMVATFYRAAAPGEAPFVEVGARIKVGQTVCILEAMKLMNELESEVGGEVVEILVENGTPVEFGQVLMRVRPA; this is encoded by the coding sequence ATGCAGCTCAACCACGACCAGCTTCAGCACCTTCTCGCCTTGCTTGGCGAGAGCGACATCCAGGAGTTGAAGCTCGAAGGAGACGACTTCCGCTTGGAGGTGCGTCGCAACCTTCCCAGTGCAGCTCCCACGACTGTTTTTCAGGCCAGTGCCGCACCGGCCCAAGTGCTGCAGGCAGCGGCCCCCCTGCCCGTTGCACCCTCGGCTCCACCGCCACCGGCTGCTGCCAGCCGCGGCGACCTGCTTGAGGTCACAGCACCGATGGTGGCCACCTTCTATCGGGCTGCGGCCCCTGGCGAAGCGCCATTTGTGGAAGTTGGTGCCCGCATCAAAGTCGGCCAGACCGTCTGCATTCTTGAGGCAATGAAGCTGATGAATGAGCTGGAGTCTGAGGTGGGCGGTGAGGTGGTTGAAATCCTGGTGGAAAACGGTACCCCCGTGGAATTCGGTCAGGTGTTGATGCGGGTGCGGCCGGCCTGA
- the efp gene encoding elongation factor P — protein MISSNDFRTGTSIELDGQVWRVVEFLHVKPGKGSAFVRTKLKAVQSGNVVEKTFRAGEMLPQAILEKSTLQHTYMEGDDYVFMDMGSYEETRLTAKQIGDSRKYLKEGMEVNVVAWNGKPLEVELPNSVVLAITQTDPGVKGDTATGGTKPAIVETGAQVMVPLFLSIGEKIKIDTRTDSYLGREN, from the coding sequence ATGATCTCCAGCAACGACTTTCGAACCGGTACCTCAATTGAGCTGGATGGCCAGGTCTGGAGGGTCGTTGAGTTTTTGCACGTCAAGCCCGGCAAGGGATCGGCGTTCGTGCGCACCAAGCTCAAGGCGGTGCAGAGCGGCAACGTCGTGGAGAAGACCTTTCGCGCCGGCGAGATGCTGCCCCAAGCCATTCTCGAAAAGAGCACCCTCCAGCACACCTACATGGAGGGTGACGACTACGTGTTCATGGACATGGGCAGCTACGAGGAAACCCGGCTGACGGCCAAACAGATTGGTGACAGCCGCAAGTACCTCAAAGAGGGCATGGAGGTGAACGTGGTGGCCTGGAACGGCAAACCCTTGGAGGTGGAACTACCCAACTCGGTAGTGCTGGCGATCACCCAGACCGATCCGGGCGTTAAGGGCGATACGGCCACCGGCGGCACCAAGCCTGCGATCGTTGAAACGGGAGCCCAGGTGATGGTGCCCCTGTTCCTGTCGATCGGCGAGAAAATCAAGATCGATACTCGTACCGACAGCTATCTGGGCAGGGAGAACTGA